One window of the Nakamurella alba genome contains the following:
- a CDS encoding LacI family DNA-binding transcriptional regulator, translating to MARDLGVSQSTVSLALSGSNRVSEATRQRVLEACARLDYRPNAAGRGLRTGRSHTVGLFVPQLGYEVFDRILMGVRTGLALADPDNRWSVLVGSTDNDASQQESLTAAIGAHDFDGLILAAVGEPGPGVVFGGPIVGIETAPDGVPVRSYDLDQVAATALRVLTDNGHRCIAHLSALPDKTSFAQQRRALERAAAGLVVRGPRLQPFRRHDAADVTTDSGLLAIRPMFDLPVRTRPTAVICDDSRLAAAVYVAADEAGLSVPQDLSVFTTHLDDVGRTLRPALDGMLRPAERAGELAARALLDALAGRSVPDEILLPSEHLPGASVARRGRG from the coding sequence CCGGCAACGGGTGCTGGAGGCATGCGCCCGGCTCGACTACCGCCCGAACGCCGCCGGCCGCGGGCTGCGCACCGGGCGGTCGCACACCGTCGGGCTGTTCGTCCCGCAGCTGGGCTACGAGGTGTTCGACCGGATCCTCATGGGGGTGCGGACCGGACTGGCGCTGGCCGACCCGGACAACCGGTGGAGTGTGCTGGTCGGCTCGACCGACAACGACGCCTCCCAGCAGGAATCACTGACCGCGGCCATCGGCGCACACGACTTCGACGGGCTGATCCTGGCCGCGGTGGGCGAACCTGGTCCTGGCGTGGTGTTCGGCGGCCCGATCGTCGGCATCGAGACCGCACCGGACGGCGTCCCCGTGCGCTCCTACGACCTCGACCAGGTCGCCGCCACCGCGCTGCGGGTGCTGACGGACAACGGCCACCGGTGCATCGCGCACCTGAGCGCACTGCCGGACAAGACCAGCTTCGCGCAGCAGCGCCGGGCATTGGAACGTGCGGCCGCCGGGCTGGTCGTCAGGGGTCCGCGCCTGCAGCCCTTCCGTCGCCACGACGCGGCCGACGTCACGACGGACTCCGGACTGCTCGCGATCCGGCCGATGTTCGACCTCCCCGTCCGCACCCGGCCGACCGCCGTCATCTGTGACGACAGTCGGCTGGCCGCGGCCGTCTACGTCGCGGCCGACGAGGCCGGACTCTCCGTCCCACAGGACCTCTCGGTCTTCACCACCCACCTCGACGACGTCGGCCGCACCCTCCGTCCGGCCCTGGACGGCATGCTGCGCCCGGCCGAGCGGGCCGGCGAACTCGCCGCGCGGGCGTTGCTCGACGCGCTGGCCGGGCGGTCTGTCCCTGACGAGATCCTGCTGCCCAGTGAGCATCTCCCCGGGGCGTCAGTGGCGCGGAGGGGTAGGGGGTAG
- a CDS encoding aldo/keto reductase family oxidoreductase produces the protein MSTTTGTRPGGTWTLGDRTIGRVGYGAMQLAGPHVFGPPKDRDAAIAVLREALALGIDHIDTSDFYGPHVTNEIIKEALHPYPEQLTLVTKIGALRDEQGAWLPALGADQLKQAVHDNLEHLGLDVLPVVNLRIMEGAGSIAALFEVVAGLQQEGLIRHLGISEVTAEQIAEAQTVAPVVCVQNQYNLAHRGDDALIDALAAQGIAYVPYFPLGGFSPLQSATLSGVAERLGATPMAVALAWLLQRSPNILLIPGTSSIDHLRENVAGAALDLPADAVAELDTIG, from the coding sequence GTGAGCACAACCACCGGAACACGTCCCGGCGGCACCTGGACCCTGGGTGACCGCACCATCGGCCGCGTCGGCTACGGCGCCATGCAGCTGGCCGGCCCGCACGTCTTCGGCCCGCCGAAGGACCGCGACGCGGCGATCGCCGTGCTGCGCGAGGCCCTCGCACTGGGCATCGACCACATCGACACCAGCGACTTCTACGGCCCGCACGTCACCAACGAGATCATCAAGGAGGCGCTGCACCCGTACCCGGAGCAGCTGACCCTGGTCACCAAGATCGGTGCGCTGCGCGACGAGCAGGGTGCCTGGCTGCCCGCCCTCGGCGCTGACCAACTGAAGCAGGCGGTGCACGACAACCTCGAGCACCTCGGGCTGGACGTCCTGCCGGTGGTGAACCTCCGGATCATGGAGGGCGCCGGGTCGATCGCCGCGCTGTTCGAGGTGGTCGCCGGGCTGCAGCAGGAGGGCCTGATCAGGCACCTGGGCATCAGCGAGGTGACGGCGGAGCAGATCGCCGAGGCGCAGACCGTCGCGCCGGTGGTGTGCGTGCAGAACCAGTACAACCTCGCGCATCGCGGCGACGACGCGTTGATCGACGCGCTGGCCGCGCAGGGTATCGCCTACGTGCCCTACTTCCCGCTCGGCGGGTTCAGCCCGCTGCAGTCCGCGACCCTGTCCGGCGTGGCGGAGCGGCTGGGTGCGACCCCGATGGCCGTGGCGCTGGCCTGGCTGCTGCAGCGCTCGCCCAACATCCTGCTGATCCCCGGCACCTCGTCGATCGACCACCTCCGGGAGAACGTCGCCGGCGCCGCCCTCGACCTCCCCGCCGACGCCGTCGCCGAGCTCGACACCATCGGCTGA